The Gouania willdenowi chromosome 5, fGouWil2.1, whole genome shotgun sequence sequence TAGATCTGTGATGTTACCTCCTCAGGTTCTCTGTCAGTCTGCTTTGCCTCctggttttgctgagtcatgatctCCTTTATCAACTACAATTATTCACAGAGAAGAAGATTTAAACTAAAGGTCAACATGGAATCAAAAGATCACTGTGCACATGTCAGGATCAATCAGCATTGATCTATATGAACAGGAACATATGTagcatagatctatatgaacatgTATAACGtatgaattttttaattaattaaaaaaataacatttaaagtaattaattaatttaattaatgtaGCATTAATCTATATGAACAGTACCATATGTAGCATAGCTCTATatgaactagggctgggcaaaaaaaaaaaatttaattatcgAATTTCTAGataaaaatttttattttgcaaatttgagtttaaaaaaaaatatatataatatttaccacagttttctctgacttttttgtgTTCCGTCCTTGGGGATTATAATAGCGCGATGTGAGCTCCATCTttgtatacatttgttttccctttgagtaggctatatatgtgtgccacagacatgtttaatgttttattctcaCTATGCtaagatgctaagggaagagtttattatttttaattgtaatgttatgttatcAAATACGTAGTTATCAGAAAATTTAagttactgtgaagttgctgttgcacttttggtTAAAACTGGGTTTAAGCTTGTAATTGTTGAAtgactcatttactttttattttgggattgttctatgcattttaactcttgcggacaatcacagcaataaagttgcacttttgacaatatatctgatgtctgcagtcattttttagtggattgaaaaaaaataaaaaaaatatcgaaTCTCAAAATTTCTTTGAAAAATGGAAGATTGTTTTTCAATCCAGGTACACAAAGCCCTGAGGAGAATTAACCCCCGCAAACCTGACAACATTCCTGGGCAGGCCCTCAGAGCATGTGGAAATGAGCTGACAGACGTTCTCACCTCCCTATTCAACCTCTCCCTGAGAAAGAGCACTGTCCCCCGCTGCTTCAAAACCACAACTATTGTCCCCCTCCCAGAaaagagccccccccccctgtTTGAAAGACTACAGGCCAGTATCACTCACTCCAATCAAAATGAAGAGATAGTGGTGCTGACCAACATTCAAAACCACAcactggaccccctgcagtccAAACAGGTCCACCTTGGACGCCATCACTGCTGCCGTCCACACTTCCCACACTGTAGTGATGGTTTGTCTTGACATTCTCTCTTTGATTTTATATAGGTTTTTGAACATACACTATTATTTTAAGTGGGCGTTATTGGTCAGTTTTAACCCAAGATAATTTCAATATTCTACAGTAAAAACTCATGAAACTAATCACAGTGACACTAGAGTGTGTCCTCTACAACAGACATTCTGTCTTTGATTTtatatcaattttttaaaatatcggTCTCTTTGCTGCCTAGATCcatattaattattttacagATCATTAATAAAAGAaaccaaaaacacttttataaaatgttatttttatcacAGTAAAGTTTAAATCgaaaaactaaacacaaaaacatgatgGTATTCAATTTACAACATTGCAACGTATTGTATGAGTTTTACGAGTTGTTCCTGAATGCATCACCATCCCCAACAAGCATTTACCGTTCATGCTAGAATAGACGAGCAGCATAATTGTGAAGCTCGGATAGCGCGACCAGGGAAATGGGAAACCTGGATGGCGTTACCGCAattcaatatcggtatcggtcaCAAATATCCTGAATCGCCCGGGCTTTAatatctagtatagatctatatgatTAGTAGCACACATCTAGTATAGATCTCTATCAGGGTGACTACAGCTAGGAAGAAGTtatatttaagactttttaatacCACCTTAAAGAAAATTTAAGATCAAACTTACAATGGAAATACAGACCAAAgggaaaatattattttacaattaaaggcattgatgtcagttaataatgtacaataaggaaaaatgaaaacaagctcTTGTTCAAGAACAttcttcaaatgtgtttattaatgtggaaagaaaacaaaaatatctaCATTGTccaaaatgatatttattgtaacaaTTCTCAACATTTAATGTCAGTGGACAATAACCCAAAAATCTAAATTGACTAgaacctgtgagcaaaccaaacGCCAAAGTGCTTTTATCAAATCCTTCACTGTGTAATGCTATCTGTGGATCTTTGATCAAAAATTAGGCCTtctaagaaaatgtaaataactcGACTGAAACTgacttttgaaagaaaaaataaatgatcaataaatacaaataaaatataaaatataaaatgtgtggTTGAGGGCAGAATGTGACCTGGATTAAAGGTGAGGATGATTGTAGTGAAGATTCATCTTCATCCATGGAAACAGACCTCATGTCAGTGATCATCATGTAGATGATGTTCTcagtcacagcttctctctgtggttacATCATGAAACCTGTCattgtttgatgttttctgatgaaatgagaAATATAGTATTGCATGAGTATgtattatagcacaatttacatcAACTAAATTATTAACTGGTTTTATTTGCAGTATTAGGTTAAGGCATGTTAGTAACCAAaagagcaacacacacacatacactaacataaagtacaagtaccttaaaacaatcaaacaaatgtGAGTAgatgtaataaattactttaatcccagtctaaatgtaattaatccagcctcactccatTACAGACCAGACTTTATCTTTAAACTATTACCACCATTGTGTACAAGTTACgtctatatacatatatataaagcacttataaaccttgtTTAATctgatgaaattaaaataaaaaaaaaagtatctcacACACACTAGCATTAGGCTAGCTATCCTAAATGCAGGATGTTGTAGTGATTTACCTGTTGTTGAGCTTCGGCCAAACTTTGTTCTCCAACTCGCTCCTCGGCAGggggcgtttttttttttttttttgaacaaaaacttTATTGACTAAACTCTACAAGTGATGCAAACTGCTTCACTTCAGTGAAACACAATCGCATGAGAAGAGCGTTTAGTCCGTTCTCACCAGAAATTCGTGAGGTGACGTGactaaaacacatttaagaCCTATGTGTTCtgaatttaagacaatttaagaccttttattaaaaaaacaaaaaacaatgacttTTTAAGGACCCGCGGTCACCCAGTTTATGAACAGTAGCGcacatatctagtatagatatatatataaatccttACAGTGAGATGCTACACAGTACCGAGGCATCTAGCTAACACACATGCTAGCTCAGAGTTAGCTCCAGCTCCTGCCCGGTGTTTAAAAAGGCAAAAGTGGCGCTGAGCTGGTGTTACGGTTCAACTGGTGACCGTGTTACCCTGAGGCTGGGCTGAGTGGAACGGTCAGTGTTAGGAAGATAAAAACGGTGCAGATGTTCTCCTAAAGAAGGTTTGACCGACAATAATGAGCTTTAAAGGAGGAGAGCAGCTTCTTACCGGTTCCTTCTTCTTCTacgggttcttcttctttggtggcATCTGCTGTTTACATCCGTATTGTTGCTCTACCGCCCTCTTCTGGATCTGTTTACCTCCTACATTATCCAGGTCTTTATATTCTTTGGATCAGCCCAGTAAGCGTCTCATTGCCAGTCCCACCACAGCCAGTTTAAccaacattctctgtcagagcaGCTGTACAATGTAGGTGGATATAAATACATTCACTTAAGTGACGTAATTTCAGCATGGCGAGCaacgtcagaccaatcacaaacacagagaaactgtggagagcaacttacgtcacaattgaggaatattttttttagaaataggACTAAATAAAATCCGTAATTAAGACCAAcaacagaaaaagcaggaagaaaagaatACAGAgaaagctgctgacactgtaaatgaaccaaccaggatctttaaacaatgggcagctcattttacaagaaagctgattggtcagaaggcggggctttagtactcacTCAGATTTGATCTACAAAACATATTTGtattacttttttgtaaatatctgaatcacattggtatatattattattatctatcttactttattttctactactgtaatgtgtgtttctgatccctatttttaatagtcttttacttaataatacacttatttattgttctttcttttgtctttaacatttttaattcttttatttgtgatttttttctgtggctgtaacaaaatcaatttccccctgggattaataaaaggattctgattctgataaccTGGTCCAGGTCGGCAGCAAAAAAGTTTTGGCCTTTAACATCGATTTGTCCTGTTTTAACATAGATTTATACCTTCAgactgatgtcatcacctccatgctagcagctctccctgcactgtggcctcctaatgctcgTCTTAATAAACCAgatattagaaataaaaattgtaacaagaattttgataaaatacatttatttccttttaatcaactctccatcatttagctggggacatTTCTCATGTTGTATGTGTTTGTTGCAGATtttgatgccttgatgacagagacggggggctcccacttaaaacactgtggctcAAGGCTCGCCATCTTCACTGTCATGATGGATGATAGCGTTCCCTCAAGAGCCAAACTGTTTCTGATTTTGGTTTTGTTCAGTCCAACCACAGAGAAAAGTCGTTCTGCATCAGCATTTGAATGAGGAAGTACCAAGACCAACTTGGCAATACGAGACAGCCTGCCAAATCTGCTGATACCAGTCACCTTTAAAACATGTACATAGGAAGCTTAATTACTgaagtatttttgtgtagtatTAAGATGATTAAGTCAATGGTTATTACCATGAGTACAGAATAATTCTTACCTTATTGTTCATTGATGCCATATTCCCCCAAAAGCTCTCAAAGTCAAACATTGCTGGATCTTCGGGCATGGTAATGTCCATGGACTGGTAGTCCAGAAACTCCTCAATCAGTTTGTCACGCTCCTCAGGTCCATTGTACGGGAGAAGTTCAggaaacctaaaaaaaacacaaagtgcactGATCTGGTAAAGTAGTGTAACTGAAACAGGTTGTTTTTCAGATGTGGTCATTAAACAAGAAAATGTGACAACAGCCTGGTCTTAAGCCTGCTTTACTTGTAAAGCATATTGAGATAACTTGTGTTAggatttgacactgtagatacAATGTACTTTACTTGATACTCCAACTAACCTGTCGACAAAGTAGAAGGCATCTTCCACTCCACACTCTGCTCTCTGCTGGACATCCAGAAACATGGCATGTTTTATCAGAGGCTCTTTCATGGGGAGTTTCTTGATGGCATACTCCACAGCCCTTTCCAGAAACGCCACTGCTGCCTGCTGGAACCTCTGCACTTGCTGCAGTGTAACGTCTCCTGCTTCAAGGAGCCTGTTGAGTGTAGCTCGAGTAGTGAAGCCAATCACCAACTTTTCTCCTACACAAGAAACAAATCAACAACTTCAAAGGTCATTAACGATGCAGTATGCACCAACATGTCAGCATGAGACGGGAATAAGACTTGTTGAGTCACTTTAGTCACCATCAAAAACCACAATAGCTAACTTGAAAGCACTACTTTAAGTATCTTCATCATATCAGTGATTGATTGAATAGTTTATTAGACACAAATACAAACAGCATCATCGGTCACACATTTgggcaaaacaaaaaagtccTGGGGACTTGTTTCCATTGTGGTCCCATGTGTGTGACGTGATGACTGCAGCCCTCTAACAAACAGTGTGTTGAATGAGATCAGTGAGTGCATAGTGCATGTGCATATTCTGATGTAAAACAGTTACTAATTACCTGGTAGTTGGTTGGATGGCTCCTTAAAGCAGATTTCATGCAGTTCGCGGTGCTGCAATGCTGCAGGCTTCAGAAACTTTGAGAGCAGCTTGTGGATGAAACCCCTCATCTAAATATTTCAGaacatatttacaaatttaccTTTATTTCATGCTAATAAATAAGGAACGAAGATAGTACATCATCTAGCAAACTGTATCCCAACCTTCCCAATTTACCTCATCATGTAGAAGGAAGATGGACGACTTCTCTCTCTGGAGGAGGAGGTTGAAGGTGGAGAAGACTTGAAACATTGCTTGATAGAAGAGCAGGTACACCTCTGTGATTGGGTCAGAAAATGCCTCCACAAGCCTCCTGAACCTTGGCTGTTTGTCATCtgtgggaaaaaagaaaaaaaaatggctgtgCTTACTACATATTACATTTATCTTTTAGTCTGTTCTAATAACCATGCATTTggatcattaaaatgtgatgcctACCTAATGACTTCAAGTAGCTGGCCAGTGGTGCATACTGCTGCAGGATACGAGTCAAACACTTTTCCAGGCTCAACCATCGAACGGAAACGTGCATGAGCATTTCCATATAGTCACTTCCATGGAGCTCACAGAATTCTATGACAAGAATGTAACATATTAACGCCAATTTGATCAAAACTCTTCAGGTTTTAATTTGTACTACATTGGTACTGCACATACATACCGGTCAGGTAACCTTGACGATTAGTGTTTCCTTTAAACCAATATCCGACATCCACAGCGAGATCCTCTGGATCAAATCCACACACCTGCAACACATGATTATTTATAGTCACAAGACATTGTTGTCATTGGTTCATGACACCGTACAGCATAACAACCTGTTTGACTTGACATTAAGCATAACGGATACGGTAGGTCTTAAGCACACATGATTCAAATCACCTCCAAAAAGGCCTGGCCAGCCTGCTTAGCAGTGTTGTGGATGATGTGACAAGGACACCCATGGATGTAGATGCTGGCATGTTCTTGATGAATTCTGGATGCGATGGAGTTCTTATCTCCTGTATTGACACGAGCATTATCAACAGACAAACTGACACAGTTTCTCCATGGTATGGCGTTTTTCTGCAAGGCCTCATCCATCTTCTTGTAGATCATTTCAGCTGTGCCACAGTTTGGTCTGCTAGTGGAGCACATATCCAGGAACCTGTGGACAACTTTGCTGAGGTCATTGTCATATACCCGCACAGTGAGCAGGTTCATCTTCTCACGTCCTGTAACGACATATATCATATATGTCAGATTAAAGGTACACATGGGActgaaactgtgtgtgtgtgtctgttctgATTAATATATCTAAAACAGGTGCTGGAAAGTGTGGAAAATTTAATGACCTGTATCATTTGATTCATCTGTGATCAACGTGAAAGGATTGGTCCTCATCTTCATGACCAGTTCCTTTCTAAAGTGAGGAGCCACTGCTCCATTTATTATGCAGGACATTTTTGTGCAGGCAGACTTGAAGCTCTGTGCAGTAGGAGAATCTTTGAAGCATTCTTTTAGCAATGGGCTGAAGTGATCGGCTACTGCAAATGGCACATTGTGTTCCACCATTGACAcggctacctttacctcagctctccttgtctgcaacagaaatgaggtcattaaaaagcaaatcatataaaaacattaataaaatattaagtgttttttgattgaataaatgtcttagcagcagactcaagGTCTATAGAaaaacactattacatacaaaaataaacagttcataacactgctagtagctgattAGCATGTAGTACCTTGACTTCCTGAGCTGTCATGCCATCAACAGTGTCTGGGCCATGACATGGTGCAATGCTGGCTGTTGACTGTATTGCCTGTTCTTTGGTACGATGTGCTTTGCTTTTTATATGCCTTGTAACATCTGCCTTTCCTTGATGGGCACAGCTGTTCTCGTGTCGGCATATAGAGCACCAAAAGTAGGAGGAGGTTGTGCCTACAGTGATGAAGGGCCATTCTGCTGTCCATTCCCTTTTAAAAGCGCACCTGTAGATGGCTGCTCCACTTTtggccttcttcttcttcccagTGTCTATTCTCATCTCCACTGTTTTCTCTGCTGGCTCTTCTGTCTCATCCTCTGTGTTCTCAATTTGTTTCTCTTCTACATCTTCGTCCTCGCTGTCTTCTGAAAAATTATCAACAATATTTGATCACAGATACAAATGTATTTCATCCACATCCAGACGAGCACAGACACACTGCAGCTCAGTCTGTGATTTACACACAGTTACAGAATAATCCATATCACAGCTTAGTGTGTACATTCCCCAACACTGAAACATTTCTAAGCTATTTAGGACCAAAACAACCCAGttcatcacatttcactgtTTTAGACACAatagtatttgtttttgtttattttaatgatcaaaaaatttaaaaaaaataaagacaaggtCCGTCTCTGCACTGAGTCACAATGTTTACCAACGGTAATACACAAACCTGATTGGTTTAGCCATGAAAGGTGGGATGGAAAACTCAAATATGATTGGTATTAGCAATTCCTTGTCGGCAAGAACGGTAACGTAGACTGTAATAGTTGTGCAGGCTAAATATAGAAGCACTACATTAAGTTTTCACTCAAAACTCCTGTTTCGTCTGTGGGTCCAGCATCTTCtgtgtagggccctataaaatccgcgTTAACGGAATTGCGGGCGGAATCATggaattgaccaatgaaaacgattaaatgcggaaatggacaaaatcggcatgaaacgctgtcactgtggggcaaggaatgttttttttaaatggggaaatgtttccaggaactgcttattaggtgcaccgctcTCCTCCCTCCTGTCCCTGTTGCATTAAACTCTGCCTAAACCACCATAAtagtctaaaaaaaacacaaatcatcacctgtgcccgtttaactttgctgtgcctgtaaagctttttcgtgtagcgcagcggtggtccgtgagaacgtgatcagctttaatcaccTTCCCCAgctcagtgttcgaactgttatgtctggctaactaagaataattCAGTCCGTGTTGTCGTTTAGTTCTTTtaattccagccttttgtccgtgccTCGTAGGTACACAGTCAGCatgctacctcaagtacaaccgtttcagtgggcacttacttttacaaaataagtcagtTGGAACAATGTTATTAGAATGCTACATTCAAACAACATCTCATccgagctacagaagataggatcatttaaattaggttaatttaaactaagttgatcaaaacttaatcattaaacctgatcggattcagtaaaccattgattcctgagaggaaattgggtgacattaatgctgctctcatacatctttatatgacatataaataattaaggagcggtcagaataatccatgtcagtacaatttATATCgatcttttaattgtatctgttatttttgatatacattttttgtttaattatgaattttttatatttctttattagtatttattttgtttccacagcgaagttaaaaactaatctttctttaaaaattataaatgtaaaaaaaaaaaaacagaatttaaaaaatttaagtggaaagcagaatttgggaaaaaacaaaacggaattcggaaaaaaaaagggatttcATTGGGCCCGACCTGTGGGGCCAGACGCCTTCTCAAGTGTGAATCATCGTGTATCGATTCAGGTTAGACTTGGGATTAAATTAtttaccacaaacatcacaaccataAGATTTCTCTCTCTCCTGTGTGGCCACTTGTGCTCGGAAAGATTCTTCTTAGAAGAAAATTGTTttcacaaacatcacatttgtaTGGTTTCTCTCTTGAGTGGACTAACATGTGAGTACAAGTCTTGTTCCTAAATCGTaaaccacaaacatcacaaccataGAGTTTCTCACCTGTGTGAATTGTCGTGTGATTAATCACTTCACGCTTTATAATGAATCTTTTCTGACGAAAATCACAGCCATAGGGTTTCTCTCTGGTGTGAATTTTCGTGTGGTTGTTAAAGTTTGTTCTGTTGCTAAATCGTTTCCAACACACgtcacaaccaaagggtttctctcctgtgtgaactCTTGTGTGGACCTTTAGATTTGTTCGGTCGCTAAATCGTTTCCCACACACGTCACAActaaagggtttctctcctgtgtggcaTCTCATGTGGTTTTCCAGATGTGTTCTGGCGCTAAATCGCtttccacaaacatcacaactaaaACATTTCTCTTCAGTGTGAATTCTCATGTGGATCTTCAGATGTGTTCTGGTGCAAAATCGCTTCCCACACACGTCACAACtaaaaggtttctctcctgtgtgaattctcgTGTGGACCGTCAGATGTTCTTTGCGTCCAAATCGTTTCCCACACAGTTCACAacaaaagggtttgtgtgtgttgtgtgatgTTCCTCTGGTGTTGTTCTCAGATGTTTGAAAGTTCTCACAGCTCATGTCCATGTGTTCACTCTGAGCTTCAGACTGGGACAAAGGTTCCCTCCAATCCTCACTGTCTTCAGTGTCAGAGCAGTCTGTTTCCTCTCCATCAGTGTCTTGTTGTGTACAAGTGTTTGCTGCTTCTGGGCCTTCACTGATGTCTCCATTTGGTTCTACTTTCATGAGTTtagctgagctgcaggttgTAGGTTCTCTTTTGATGTTTCTCctttgtctccagtgtagcagagaacactgatcttcctcctcttcatcttcactctTCACAGTAACAGCCGTGATATCCGTCTCCTGCTTTTCCTCCAGACTTTCCCacagttcttcctcttccttctttatgtggagatgATCCTGGAGCTTCAGTCCATGTTTACAGGAAACACCATCAGGAACATCTGCAGGAAACCCTGAACACAACCAGGACCATCAGAGACGTCTCTATACtaatacatcatttttttttctctgctcatgctgtcgaaggtcaactcTACAAGAATATTTTAAAGAGAGAAATGCTGTTCTTGTGACCATCAGCAGCCCTCCCTGAGGAAgtgtaagaaacactttaatatagggaggatataaaaggagggcagtgttacacctaggtgggggaaagggaacagggaagagaaaGTTAGGGTAGGAAATtaaaagggtggggaagagttgactgttttaaattgagagtgaaatgtgattttatagTTGTgcgtattgtgttgtgtaatctgTTCAAACATTTAATACATGTACGAGTGAATGGGTGCGTGCACTGATAATTATGTACGTGTGATGCTCCACAGCAAAACAAGCACAAACACTTTAGATTTAGGAAAAATTAgtgatattttcttttcatttgtgcTAAATATGATAGTTGAAGTCATAAAGAAAGAACTCCATGCTTCAAATAACAGTTCTGGatgttttaaaactgtaaactTTGCTGAACAGCTTCTGTGTTTCAGAGGAGGAGAATCCACAGTTGATGAACATAAAGACTTTCTTCAGCTATTCACATGCTTTTGTTATTAGTTCGGCCCAATAAACTGCACGTTGAAGTAAACACATGGCTGCTTTAGCATCTATTCTGATTATGAGATGGAACAAATGTATGCAGTACGTAAAACATGGTGACAAGAGATGGCACGATACCACTTTTTAGTTTCTGATACAGATATCGAAGCAAAAAACTTTAAATAGACTTGTTgagaatttatttttgactaataCAAATACAACTCTTCAGCTCCAAATTTCAGACTTGAAAACTTAAATAGTGCAGGCTGAgccacacagaaacacacttaAATGGGTCACATGTTGCAATACGAGAGCCTGTGTCGCTTTTTGCACCTGATgcattatcaaattcaagttactttttgtagcctctcaaatacattaactaaaaagaaaaattctttatataacattgtgttcatgtaaactgagatgtgtaagaatttgaagatgcaagacactgttttatttcttgatgtcaatttattttattttaaactgtttttaagtttccatttacataatcaataaaatcgagtgaaattaaatcaaag is a genomic window containing:
- the LOC114463975 gene encoding uncharacterized protein LOC114463975 isoform X4, which gives rise to MTQQNQEAKQTDREPEEKLEIKALFQTKRIPANVLCGFPADVPDGVSCKHGLKLQDHLHIKKEEEELWESLEEKQETDITAVTVKSEDEEEEDQCSLLHWRQRRNIKREPTTCSSAKLMKVEPNGDISEGPEAANTCTQQDTDGEETDCSDTEDSEDWREPLSQSEAQSEHMDMSCENFQTSENNTRGTSHNTHKPFCCELCGKRFGRKEHLTVHTRIHTGEKPFSCDVCGKRFCTRTHLKIHMRIHTEEKCFSCDVCGKRFSARTHLENHMRCHTGEKPFSCDVCGKRFSDRTNLKVHTRVHTGEKPFGCDVCWKRFSNRTNFNNHTKIHTREKPYGCDFRQKRFIIKREVINHTTIHTEDSEDEDVEEKQIENTEDETEEPAEKTVEMRIDTGKKKKAKSGAAIYRCAFKREWTAEWPFITVGTTSSYFWCSICRHENSCAHQGKADVTRHIKSKAHRTKEQAIQSTASIAPCHGPDTVDGMTAQEVKTRRAEVKVAVSMVEHNVPFAVADHFSPLLKECFKDSPTAQSFKSACTKMSCIINGAVAPHFRKELVMKMRTNPFTLITDESNDTGREKMNLLTVRVYDNDLSKVVHRFLDMCSTSRPNCGTAEMIYKKMDEALQKNAIPWRNCVSLSVDNARVNTGDKNSIASRIHQEHASIYIHGCPCHIIHNTAKQAGQAFLEVCGFDPEDLAVDVGYWFKGNTNRQGYLTEFCELHGSDYMEMLMHVSVRWLSLEKCLTRILQQYAPLASYLKSLDDKQPRFRRLVEAFSDPITEVYLLFYQAMFQVFSTFNLLLQREKSSIFLLHDEMRGFIHKLLSKFLKPAALQHRELHEICFKEPSNQLPGEKLVIGFTTRATLNRLLEAGDVTLQQVQRFQQAAVAFLERAVEYAIKKLPMKEPLIKHAMFLDVQQRAECGVEDAFYFVDRFPELLPYNGPEERDKLIEEFLDYQSMDITMPEDPAMFDFESFWGNMASMNNKVTGISRFGRLSRIAKLVLVLPHSNADAERLFSVVGLNKTKIRNSLALEGTLSSIMTVKMASLEPQCFKWEPPVSVIKASKSATNTYNMRNVPS